In Panicum virgatum strain AP13 chromosome 4N, P.virgatum_v5, whole genome shotgun sequence, a single window of DNA contains:
- the LOC120669905 gene encoding LIMR family protein Os06g0128200-like: MGDFNLALVIVAVVVSVIVLLVSVYLLVNYQHPDDANQAYFPKLVVVLGLTVAVLSILMLPADVANRQACRKAVYNGACNLTLPMKTLWLVVYIVDAVLVFLVIPFAMFYYEGDQDKSVGKRLRTALIWVVASAVVCGLVLGILYGLVGKVDFTVRHLSSSVETFPNSFSGLSSGQPCISSLPRQCAASTAPSSSLTTWTMRATFPEYVVALTTIVGSVLFTIFGGVGIACLPLGLIFSFVRRPKAVITRSQYIKEATELGKKARELKKAAEALHQEERSGNKGRKWRKNVKAVEKELLLLEDDMKALEEMYPQGEQAETTWAFTVLGYIAKLIFGVVGLIISIAWVAHIVIYLLIDPPLSSFLNEVFIKLDDVWGLLGTAAFAFFCFYLLIAVIAGEMMLGLKLVFITIHPMKWGGTLMNSFLFNVGLILLCSISVIQFCATAFAYYAQATAAQEIFGHTLQSLRGIKYLYKYNVFQYGFVALAILTLFYYAIFGWRKRKPTGRFQLSN; this comes from the exons ATGGGGGACTTCAACCTGGCGCTGGTGATCGTGGCGGTGGTGGTCAGCGTGATCGTGCTGCTCGTCAGCGTCTACCTGCTCGTCAACTACCAGCACCCCGACGACGCCAACCAGGCCTACTTCCCCAAGCTCGTCGTCGTGCTCGGCCTCACCGTCGCCGTCCTCTCCATCCTCATGCTCCCCGCCGACGTCGCCAACCGGCAGGCCTGCCGGAAGGCCGTCTACAACGGCGCCTGCAACCTCACGCTCCCCATGAAGACGCTCTGGCTCGTCGTCTACATCGTCGACGCCGTCCTCGTCTTCCTCGTCATACCCTTCGCCATGTTCTACTACGAGGGCGACCAGGACAA GTCCGTGGGGAAGAGGCTCAGGACCGCGCTCATATGGGTCGTCGCGTCCGCGGTGGTTTGCGGCCTCGTCCTCGGCATCCTGTACG GACTTGTTGGTAAAGTAGACTTCACTGTCAGGCACCTGTCTTCATCGGTCGAGACATTTCCAAACTCATTTTCTGGATTGTCAAGCGGTCAGCCTTGCATCAGTTCATTGCCTCGTCAG TGTGCGGCTTCTACGGCACCGTCAAGCTCTTTAACAACTTGGACAATGCGTGCTACCTTCCCTGAATATGTCGTTGCTCTTACTACTATCGTTGGATCTGTGCTTTTCACC ATATTTGGTGGTGTTGGCATTGCTTGCCTTCCATTAGGACTTATATTCTCATTTGTCCGGCGTCCAAAAGCTGTTATTACACGCTCGCAATATATAAAG GAAGCAACTGAATTGGGAAAGAAGGCCAGGGAGTTGAAGAAAGCAGCTGAAGCCCTTCACCAAGAAGAGAGAAGCGGGAACAAGGGCAGGAAATGGCGCAAAAATGTGAAGGCTGTGGAAAAG GAGTTATTACTTCTGGAAGATGACATGAAGGCTCTGGAGGAGATGTATCCTCAAGGAGAACAG GCTGAGACTACTTGGGCATTCACAGTCCTCGGGTACATTGCAAAACTTATATTTGGTGTTGTCGG GTTAATCATATCGATAGCTTGGGTTGCACATATCGTCATATACTTGCTGATTGATCCTCCTCTATCATCATTCCTGAATGAAGTCTTCATAAAGTTGGACGATGTTTGGG GTCTGCTTGGGACTGCTGCCTTCGCGTTCTTCTGCTTCTATCTCCTTATTGCAGTGATCGCTGGGGAGATGATGCTTGGCTTGAAACTAGTTTTCATCACCATTCATCCGATGAA ATGGGGAGGCACTTTAATGAACTCCTTCCTGTTTAATGTTGGACTCATTCTACTTTGCTCTATCAG TGTGATTCAGTTCTGTGCCACAGCTTTTGCATACTATGCACAAGCAACTGCTGCTCAGGAGATCTTCGGCCACACATTGCAATCTCTTCGTGGAATTAAGTACCTTTACAA GTACAACGTTTTCCAGTATGGCTTTGTTGCTCTTGCCATACTCACGCTCTTCTACTATGCGATATTT GGATGGCGAAAGAGGAAACCAACAGGAAGGTTCCAGCTCTCAAATTGA